A portion of the Bactrocera neohumeralis isolate Rockhampton chromosome 2, APGP_CSIRO_Bneo_wtdbg2-racon-allhic-juicebox.fasta_v2, whole genome shotgun sequence genome contains these proteins:
- the LOC126760754 gene encoding alcohol dehydrogenase, whose amino-acid sequence MGLTGKNVVFVGGLGFIGYEACKQIMTKNVSSFFVFDVLENAENIKALQAINPKTKVYYTKFDITNKASIKSALADVVAKVQYIDVLVNGAGILADPNVELTMNINLIGLIHTTLEAIPLMDKNKKGRGGLIVNIASVLGLEPAPPTAVYCASKFGVMGFSRSISDPYYYNLTGIAVVTFCPGLTETPLKNNIATKYTFEYSKAIGEKLNNTKTQKPEACGAHLAQVVESAENGGIYISNQGTLSKVTPTVYWEPTFN is encoded by the exons ATGGGTTTGACCGGTAAAAATGTGGTTTTCGTTGGCGGTTTGGGCTTCATCGGCTACGAAGCCTGCAAACAGATTATGACCAAGAATGTGTCG TCTTTCTTCGTTTTCGATGTTTTGGAAAATGCTGAGAATATCAAAGCCCTACAGGCCATCAATCCCAAGACCAAAGTCTACTACACCAAATTCGACATCACCAACAAGGCGAGCATTAAGTCGGCACTCGCCGATGTTGTCGCCAAAGTGCAATACATTGATGTACTCGTCAATGGCGCCGGCATACTCGCCGATCCCAATGTTGAGCTGACCATGAACATCAACTTGATTGGTCTCATACACACCACGCTCGAGGCCATTCCACTCATGGACAAGAACAAGAAGGGACGCGGCGGTCTGATTGTTAATATTGCTTCCGTTTTGGGTTTGGAGCCCGCACCACCCACCGCCGTCTACTGCGCATCGAAATTCGGTGTTATGGGCTTCTCGCGTTCAATTTCC GATCCCTACTATTACAACCTTACCGGCATTGCGGTGGTCACTTTCTGTCCCGGTTTGACCGAAACGCCATTGAAGAACAACATTGCCACCAAATACACTTTTGAGTACTCCAAGGCGATTGGTGAGAAACTGAACAACACCAAGACACAGAAACCCGAAGCTTGTGGCGCTCATTTGGCTCAGGTGGTCGAGTCAGCCGAGAATGGTGGCATCTATATCAGCAACCAAGGCACTTTGTCCAAGGTGACACCCACCGTGTACTGGGAACCCACATTCAACTAG